The sequence AAATAATATAAGATAATTCGTTTTATTGGTTGAAGGAAATGTAGATGTCATTATAAAAACCTCCTAAAAAGTTTTGCTCATTGTTATAGGCTCTCTAATTAGCTTTTTACATGAAGCCCTACTTCATCTACATTTACTATACGGTCTGGGAACGTTCCCGTGTCAATAATAAAAATAGAGGTGTTAAAAAATGCCCACGATTTTGGATATTGCAAAGCGAAGTGGAGTTTCTAAATCTACAGTTTCTAGGGTTCTTAACAATCATCCACATGTTTCCGAGGCTAGTAAAAAGAAAGTAATGGAGGCAATTCAAGAACTTTCGTATGTACGAAATGCCAGAGCAGTAAAACTGAGAACACAAAAGAGCAGAATGATTGGTATTGTTGTTCCAACCATTGATGCTACTTACTTTAGTCAGCTTGTTAGTGCTTTCATTCAATGCTTTCGAAAATATAATTACGGAATTATTATCCATGAAACATTATTCAAACGTGAAAATGAATTGGAAATGTACGATAAGCTGTTGCATAAAGAGTTGGATGCTTTAATTATTACGAATTCTTTATATACGGAAAAAGAAATTAAACATAAGATTGATGATCATATTGTCATTGTGTGTAATGAACAATTTTCCGGTACGGCTCTTGATGTGTTTGGCTTAAATGAAGAAGATGCTATTTTTGAGGCAACGGAATTTTTGTTAGATAAGGGATGTCAACATATCTATTTCTGTGCAGATTCAATGTTAACACCATTACAGCAAAGCCGCTGGAGCGGATTTAAAAAAGCACATGAACACCGTGGGTTATCGTGCCCAACTGAAAACAGATTTGATGGGATAAGAACGATTGAAGATGGGATAGTGTTAGGGAACAAACTCTTTCAAGAAGGTTTAGAGGTAGATGGAATTATAGCTGGCAGTGATTTTGTTGCCGCCGGTATACTGCACGCAGCCAGATTACATAAGATAATCATACCAGATGATCTCCGTATTATTGGGTTTGATAATCACCCGATTTGTAAGACGACATATCCGGAATTAACCAGTATTCAAAACAATATAGAGGAAATGGTAGCTGATGCGGTTGCCTGCTTAACGAATAGAATGAACGGCGAAAGCTTTCCACCAAGAAAGAAAAGCTATCGAGGCAGGATGATTGAACGTCACACGACTTAACCTAGAAGGGCATGTAGTAACTAAGTAATTAAGACTAAAGAGAATTACAGCCATTTCGATAACCATCCATGTGAGCATAAAGAATGCCCACATGGATGGAAGTTTTAATCAATGTTAATTAAAATAACTTGCTTTATACACCAACAGAAACAGTTTCTGGTAACGTACTTCCTCCGTCAATAACGATGGATGTACCTGTAATATAGCTGGATTCATCAGAGGCTAAGAAAGCAGCGAGTTCGCCAACTTCTTCTATTTTACCTAAGCGTCCTAAAGGCACTCCACTAGCGATACCATCGATAACTTCTTGAGGATTTTCCGGATTTGTTTCTTTTGCCATTTGCTCTGCCATTGGCGTTAAGACATAACCTGGCAATATAGCATTAACAGTGATGTTATCAGGCG is a genomic window of Virgibacillus proomii containing:
- a CDS encoding LacI family DNA-binding transcriptional regulator, whose product is MPTILDIAKRSGVSKSTVSRVLNNHPHVSEASKKKVMEAIQELSYVRNARAVKLRTQKSRMIGIVVPTIDATYFSQLVSAFIQCFRKYNYGIIIHETLFKRENELEMYDKLLHKELDALIITNSLYTEKEIKHKIDDHIVIVCNEQFSGTALDVFGLNEEDAIFEATEFLLDKGCQHIYFCADSMLTPLQQSRWSGFKKAHEHRGLSCPTENRFDGIRTIEDGIVLGNKLFQEGLEVDGIIAGSDFVAAGILHAARLHKIIIPDDLRIIGFDNHPICKTTYPELTSIQNNIEEMVADAVACLTNRMNGESFPPRKKSYRGRMIERHTT